From the genome of Mycolicibacterium gilvum:
TAGTCATGGGCAGCCCGCTGGGATTCGAGGCCACGGTCACATCCGGCATCATCTCGGGACTACACCGCCAGATCCCCGGGTCGGCTTCCACCGGCGCACCGCTGGTAGACCTAATCCAGACCGACGCCGCCATCTCGCCGGGTAACTCTGGCGGCGCGGTGATCGATGCGCAAGGAGAAGTTGTAGGTATGAGCGTGGCCTACATTCCGCCGACGGCGGGTGCGGTAGCCCTAGGTTTCGCCATCCCGGCCGCGACCGTCGTCGACGTCGCCGACCAGCTGCTGGCCACCGGGACCGCCCGCCACGCGTATATCGGTATTCAGCCCGCCACCCTGACCCCAGAAATTGCCCGGCTGCTGGGAATCAACCGCACCAGTGGTGTGGTCGCCATGCAGGTCGCGACGCGAAGTCCGGCAGCGGAGGCAGGCATCCAACCCGGCGACATCGTCATCGCATTCAACGGTCAGGAAACCGCGACGGCGGAAGAGCTTATAGCGGCACTTCGCGGCACCAAACCGGGCGACCGCGTCCAGTTGACCGTGCAACGCGGAGCCAAGACCGAACAGATCACGGTCACAGTGGCGGAGCGCCCCGCCACCTAGAGCCGATCTTCGGTGCCCATCTGACTGATGTCTTTCGACGACCGGTACACACGCTGCGAACGACTCAGTCCCCGATGTCACCGCTAGCTAGCGCCCGGTCCGCCTCCGCCGTCATCAGACACGCCGCTGCACGCGGATCACTCGACGCCGTCGACCATACCGACACCGCGCGGAATGTCTGAACAACAGTGCAGGGGTGGATTAGTGGGCACGAACCGGCTCTCAACCAGGTCACGAAGAACGCCCGACCCGGCGCGCACCGCAGAGAAAGCTGCGCACGGTGCTGTGCGGCCGGGCCGGTAAGCCGGTCGACGATGAGACGCTGGAGGAGGTGGCACGGCTGCGTGAGGCGTTGCGCGGTGACCTGGGTGAGCCGCTGTGCGGGCACCTCACCTGCCGAGCGGTGGACGCTCTGCACGCCAGAGTCGTTGCGCTGCTGGATAATCCGGTGATGACGACACCGGACCGGCGGCGGCCGATCTCGTGGCCCTCGTTCTGACGCTTACGTGTCGCTGTCTGCTGCGACGATCTCAAAGAGTTCCGTCAGCTCGGCGTCGGCGAGCGCGGTCCCGACAGGGTGTCCGTGCACCCCGACGAGGCAGAACGAGATATCGGATTCGCCGGCTTGCGTCGCCGCCGATACCAAGGCATCGATTCCCTCGGCGTCGATGCGGTTCACCCCGGTCAGATCGAGCGCCAATAGTGCCGGCGATCGGTTCAATTCATTGGCCACGACCCGGCGCATCGTCGCGGTTGCTCCGCGGAGCAGCTCACCGCTGACGTATATGACGCTCTTGTTGGTTGGGGATCGCTTCACGTCGACGGTGACGGAGCAGGTTTGTGCTTGCCGTCCTTCCGCCTGATTGTTCAATTCACCCTCCAAGTGCGCATTCTTATGGCGTTAGCGGAATCCATTGACGGCAATGGGATTAGCCACTGGGGCCCGATGTGCATGGCGTTAATGGTGGGAAGGCGGGCTCGGCGCCACACCGGCCCGGCGGATCGAAAAACACCGTTGAGGGTAGGCACGCCGGAACAGCATGTGGGCGCGGCAAGAGTGCTGCTCCGTTGCTTCTTCCGAAGTGCGTTCCCTAGTGCGTATTGACCTGTTAGGCCGAACCGGCCTGGCCAGATTGCACCTGCGGGTCCGGTTCGGTGTCAGCGGCAAACTGCCAGCCTTGGGTGCTGGAAGTCAGTCTGGATCTATGGACCAGGAGGTAACGCGTGACCCATCCGTCGGGTATTCCGGTGTTCGAACGGTTCTTCCGCTCGGTCGCAAGTATCAAGATCGACAAGAACGACGTACGTCGCTTCCGCGAATTCGTCGACGAGCAGATCGATGACATTGCCATTGCCGGGCGCAACTCGGCCAAGTGGAACGGGCGTGACGTGATCGTGGCGCAGGACCTTCCGATCACCAAGGGCATTCAGGAACGAATGCGCGAGTTCGACAAGCTCGAGGAGGCCGAGGAGATCCGCGAGCTGCTGCGCCAGGTGGTGCGGCAACCACCTGGGGAGGTTACGTTCGGCGAGGACACCGAGCAGCTGCTGCCAGAGCTGTTCGGCGGGTTGAGCATCGCGCTGGCTCGTTCGTTTCGCGTAGTGGACCCAACGGTGTCCAACCCGTCGACTGAGCACTGGAACCGGGTGTTCACGCTATTCCGGATGGTGTTCTGATGCCGACGGTCCCCACCGATCGTGACTGACCCCAGCGTGTGAAATCGCGGGCCTGAAATCGTCCCGACAGTGCGAGGCGCCCGGCCATTTCGACCGGGCAGTCTTTGACTACAACCGCTGATGAATTAGAAGGGGAGCTGACATGACTCTGTCCGTGAAAGGTTCTGCTGGTCAGGCGCAGTGGCGCCCGTTTCGCGAGTTCGAGAATCTCTATGCGGAGATGGATCGGCTGGCGCAGTCGGTATTCGGAGGCCTCACCGGTGAGGGTGCCTGGTTGCCGGCGGCCGACGTCGTAGAGACCGACAGCGCTTATGTCATCGAAGTCGAACTTCCGGGTGTGCGACGCGAGGACGTCGACGTCGAGCTGAACGGCGACGAGTTGGTGGTAACCGGCGAGGTGAAGGAGCGCAAGCGCGAGGGTCTGTTCCGCCGCCGGACCCGACGAGTCGGTGAGTTCGAGTTTCGCGTCACGCTGCCGGGCTACCGTCGGGACGGCGACATCGAGGCGTCGATGGCGCATGGCGTGCTGACCGTTCATGTACCCAAAGCGGAAAGCGCCAAGTCAAGCAAGATCACGGTGCGTGAGTCGGGCAACGGCTCACCCTAGAGGCCGTTGCGGCGGATCCCCGCCCAGTCATCGGGGTTCAGGAATCGCCACGCCCGCGTCGCGGCGTGCAGGTTGAACCGGGTATCGACCTTGCGGAGGTCGTGGCCGGTGAGTTCAGCGATGCGCGCCAGCCGGTAGCGCAGCGTGCTGCGATGAATGTGCAGCGCGGCCGCGGATTCGTCATAATTCCCACCGCACTCCAGGTAATCGCTCAGGGTCATCACCAGTTCGGAGTTCTTGCTGTCGTCGTAATCCAAGAGTGTGCCCAGCCATTCGCGCACGAAACTTTCGACCTCGCCGTGGCCATGGGCGGCGTCGATGAGGCGATAGAAACCGAGTTCGTCGAACGCCGCGGCGCCTTCCGGACTGACTGAGCGCAGCCGGATGTTCATGGCGCGACGCGCTTCGATGAAGGATTGCGGAAAATCGTTGGGCACCGCGCATCGAGAGCCGATACCGATCACGCTGGTGGTCCTGCCAAGGATTTCACTGATCGCGTGGTACAACGCCCGCGGGTCCGGGCGGCCGTCGGTGAGCAGAACAACCAGATCCGCATGACGCCCGAGCAGATAGTTCAGATCCAACGCGGTCGCGGCCCGCCCGGCGGCAACTGGCAGCGTGCTCTCGGTGCGACCGGTACTTTGCATCACCACCACATGGTGGGGCCGTCG
Proteins encoded in this window:
- a CDS encoding S1C family serine protease is translated as MHPSSTVRPGVWIPRLLAVTFIFLAACSSSTNSGSTSTTAAPTNSTAPATAAGADLPALVRQVEPSVVTVLTEGGVGSGIVYKADGIIVTNAHVVAGVQDVTVALADGQQVPAKVRGADEVSDLAVIQADRTGLPAATFQKPLPQVGELAVVMGSPLGFEATVTSGIISGLHRQIPGSASTGAPLVDLIQTDAAISPGNSGGAVIDAQGEVVGMSVAYIPPTAGAVALGFAIPAATVVDVADQLLATGTARHAYIGIQPATLTPEIARLLGINRTSGVVAMQVATRSPAAEAGIQPGDIVIAFNGQETATAEELIAALRGTKPGDRVQLTVQRGAKTEQITVTVAERPAT
- a CDS encoding STAS domain-containing protein; this translates as MEGELNNQAEGRQAQTCSVTVDVKRSPTNKSVIYVSGELLRGATATMRRVVANELNRSPALLALDLTGVNRIDAEGIDALVSAATQAGESDISFCLVGVHGHPVGTALADAELTELFEIVAADSDT
- a CDS encoding DUF1931 family protein yields the protein MTHPSGIPVFERFFRSVASIKIDKNDVRRFREFVDEQIDDIAIAGRNSAKWNGRDVIVAQDLPITKGIQERMREFDKLEEAEEIRELLRQVVRQPPGEVTFGEDTEQLLPELFGGLSIALARSFRVVDPTVSNPSTEHWNRVFTLFRMVF
- a CDS encoding Hsp20/alpha crystallin family protein is translated as MTLSVKGSAGQAQWRPFREFENLYAEMDRLAQSVFGGLTGEGAWLPAADVVETDSAYVIEVELPGVRREDVDVELNGDELVVTGEVKERKREGLFRRRTRRVGEFEFRVTLPGYRRDGDIEASMAHGVLTVHVPKAESAKSSKITVRESGNGSP